A window of the Burkholderia sp. 9120 genome harbors these coding sequences:
- the aroG gene encoding 3-deoxy-7-phosphoheptulonate synthase AroG: MPPHNTDDVRIRELKELTPPAHLIREFACDETVSDVIYHSRNAMHRILHGMEDRLIVIIGPCSIHDTKAAMEYAGRLVEQRKRFAGELEIVMRVYFEKPRTTVGWKGLINDPHMDNSFKINDGLRTARELLLRINELGLPAGTEYLDMISPQYIADLISWGAIGARTTESQVHRELASGLSCPVGFKNGTDGNVKIAVDAIKAASQPHHFLSVTKGGHSAIVSTAGNEDCHIILRGGKTPNYDADSVNAACADIGKAGLAARLMIDASHANSSKKHENQIPVCADIGRQIASGDERIVGVMVESHLVAGRQDLQEGCALTYGQSITDACIGWDESIGVLEGLADAVKQRRVARGSGN; this comes from the coding sequence ATGCCCCCGCACAACACCGACGATGTCCGTATCCGCGAATTGAAAGAACTCACGCCGCCCGCTCACCTGATCCGCGAATTCGCCTGCGACGAAACGGTGTCCGACGTGATCTACCACTCGCGTAACGCGATGCATCGCATTCTGCATGGCATGGAAGACCGCCTGATCGTCATCATCGGGCCGTGCTCGATTCACGACACTAAAGCGGCAATGGAATACGCCGGCCGCCTCGTCGAGCAACGCAAGCGGTTCGCCGGCGAACTCGAAATCGTGATGCGCGTGTACTTCGAAAAGCCTCGCACCACGGTGGGCTGGAAGGGTCTCATCAATGACCCGCACATGGACAACAGCTTCAAGATCAACGACGGCCTGCGCACCGCGCGCGAACTGCTGTTGCGCATCAACGAACTCGGCTTGCCGGCCGGCACCGAATACCTCGACATGATCAGCCCGCAGTACATCGCGGATCTGATCTCGTGGGGCGCGATCGGCGCGCGCACGACCGAATCGCAGGTGCACCGCGAGTTGGCCTCGGGGCTGTCGTGCCCGGTCGGGTTCAAGAACGGCACGGACGGCAACGTCAAGATCGCCGTCGACGCCATCAAGGCCGCCTCGCAGCCGCACCATTTCCTGTCGGTGACCAAGGGCGGCCACTCGGCGATCGTGTCGACCGCCGGCAACGAAGATTGCCACATCATCCTGCGCGGCGGCAAAACGCCGAACTACGACGCGGACAGCGTCAACGCCGCGTGCGCGGACATCGGCAAGGCGGGTCTGGCCGCGCGTCTGATGATCGACGCGAGCCACGCGAACAGTTCGAAGAAGCACGAGAACCAGATTCCGGTGTGCGCCGATATCGGCCGCCAGATTGCTTCGGGTGACGAACGGATTGTCGGCGTGATGGTGGAATCGCATCTCGTGGCGGGACGCCAGGATCTGCAGGAAGGCTGTGCGCTCACTTACGGCCAGAGCATCACCGACGCCTGCATCGGTTGGGACGAAAGTATCGGCGTGCTGGAAGGTCTCGCCGACGCGGTCAAGCAACGGCGCGTGGCACGCGGCAGCGGCAACTGA
- a CDS encoding type II toxin-antitoxin system RelE/ParE family toxin: protein MACEKELRWMGSSYRDLLTFPEEARRQAGFQLGKIQAGLDPDDWKSFDSIGPGTREIRIKEANGIFRIMYVTKFVNALYVLHCLQKKTQTLTPHDRKIAETRYRAIINDRKT from the coding sequence ATGGCTTGTGAAAAAGAACTCCGCTGGATGGGCTCCAGCTATCGCGATTTACTCACCTTTCCCGAAGAAGCGCGCCGGCAAGCCGGGTTTCAGCTTGGCAAAATTCAGGCAGGCCTCGACCCCGACGACTGGAAGTCGTTTGATTCGATCGGACCCGGCACGCGTGAAATTCGCATCAAAGAGGCTAACGGTATTTTTCGCATCATGTACGTGACCAAGTTTGTGAATGCGCTATACGTGCTTCACTGTTTACAGAAGAAAACGCAAACGCTCACGCCGCATGACAGAAAGATTGCCGAAACGCGTTATCGTGCCATTATTAATGATAGGAAAACTTAA
- a CDS encoding XRE family transcriptional regulator: MTIDTKIRHVSKPGANLFLELGFSVDEGKRLHAASQKQINDTRLLKEQLMTELSSWIEQHHLKQAEAAEVLMVSRPRVSDVVNKKTTKFTIDTLVEMMSRIGKPVRLAVG; encoded by the coding sequence ATGACGATCGACACCAAAATTCGTCACGTGTCCAAGCCTGGCGCTAATCTGTTCCTCGAACTCGGCTTTTCCGTCGACGAGGGGAAGCGCCTGCATGCCGCGTCGCAAAAGCAGATCAACGACACGCGGCTGCTCAAGGAGCAACTCATGACAGAACTGTCCAGCTGGATCGAACAGCATCATTTGAAACAGGCGGAGGCGGCCGAGGTCCTGATGGTGTCGCGCCCGCGCGTGTCCGACGTGGTCAACAAGAAGACCACCAAGTTCACCATTGATACGCTGGTGGAAATGATGAGCCGGATCGGCAAGCCGGTCAGGTTGGCGGTTGGGTAA
- a CDS encoding cob(I)yrinic acid a,c-diamide adenosyltransferase — protein sequence MGNRLSKIATRTGDDGTTGLGDGRRVGKDSARIAAIGDVDELNSNLGVLLCETLPDNVRAALIAIQHDLFDLGGELCIPGHTMITDRHLAQLDDWLADYNASLPPLKEFILPGGSRAAALAHVCRTVCRRAERAIVALGEHEEINAAPRQYVNRLSDLLFVLARVLNRADGGADVLWQHERGAK from the coding sequence ATGGGCAACCGCTTGAGCAAGATCGCCACCCGTACCGGCGACGACGGCACCACCGGCCTCGGCGACGGCCGCCGCGTGGGCAAGGACAGCGCACGTATCGCCGCGATCGGCGACGTGGACGAACTCAACTCGAATCTCGGCGTGCTGCTGTGTGAAACGCTGCCCGACAACGTGCGCGCGGCGCTGATCGCGATTCAGCATGATCTGTTCGATCTGGGCGGCGAACTCTGCATTCCCGGTCACACGATGATTACCGACCGGCACCTCGCCCAACTCGACGATTGGCTCGCCGATTACAACGCCAGCTTGCCGCCGCTAAAGGAGTTCATTCTGCCCGGCGGTTCGCGCGCGGCGGCGCTCGCTCACGTGTGCCGGACCGTGTGCCGCCGTGCTGAACGGGCGATCGTGGCGCTGGGTGAGCACGAGGAAATCAACGCTGCGCCGCGCCAGTATGTGAACCGTTTGTCCGATCTGCTGTTCGTGCTCGCGCGGGTGCTCAACCGTGCGGACGGCGGTGCCGATGTGCTGTGGCAGCACGAGCGCGGGGCTAAATAG
- a CDS encoding FAD-linked oxidase C-terminal domain-containing protein encodes MNHPVPPAPLRRPFPAELLSALKAAFGERVSVAEAVRAHHGRDESPFDPQLPDAVVFARTTEDVQTVVTLCGPYNVPIIPYGNGSSLEGHLLAVQGGVSIDLSEMNRVLSINAEDLTVTVEPGISRKQLNEALRDTGLFFPIDPGADASIGGMSATRASGTNAVRYGTMRENVLGLTVVLADGRVIKTGTRARKSSAGYDLTRLFVGSEGTLGVITEITVRLYPQPEAVSAAVCTFPSMGDAVRTVIETIQMGVPIARVEFVDALAIRSINRHSNLTLREAPTLFFEFHGTEAGVKEQAELVQEIAAQNSGEGFEWATRPEDRSRLWNARHNAYFAMLQLKPGCRAVTTDVCVPISRLAECVEETERDLNASPLPCPIVGHVGDGNFHVVILIDPDKPEELAEAERLNLRIVQRALRMDGTCTGEHGVGLHKMGFLLEEHGDVAVDTMRSIKHALDPRNLMNPGKIFSWAA; translated from the coding sequence GTGAACCATCCCGTGCCGCCGGCCCCGCTGCGCCGGCCGTTTCCCGCCGAATTGCTGAGCGCGCTCAAGGCCGCTTTCGGCGAGCGCGTGTCGGTAGCCGAAGCCGTGCGCGCTCATCATGGCCGCGACGAGTCGCCGTTCGATCCCCAACTGCCCGACGCGGTCGTCTTCGCCCGCACGACCGAAGACGTGCAAACCGTCGTCACGCTGTGCGGCCCGTACAACGTGCCGATCATTCCGTACGGCAACGGCTCTTCGCTCGAAGGACATTTGCTGGCGGTGCAAGGCGGCGTGTCGATCGACCTATCGGAAATGAACCGGGTCCTGTCGATCAACGCCGAAGACCTCACCGTCACCGTCGAACCGGGTATCTCGCGCAAGCAGCTGAACGAGGCACTGCGCGACACCGGTCTGTTCTTCCCGATCGACCCGGGTGCGGACGCGAGCATTGGCGGCATGTCGGCTACGCGCGCCTCGGGCACCAACGCCGTGCGTTACGGCACGATGCGCGAGAACGTGCTCGGCCTGACCGTGGTGCTGGCCGACGGCCGCGTGATCAAGACCGGCACGCGAGCCCGCAAATCGTCCGCGGGCTACGACCTCACGCGCCTGTTCGTCGGCTCGGAAGGCACGCTCGGCGTGATCACCGAAATCACCGTGCGCCTGTATCCGCAACCTGAAGCGGTATCGGCTGCGGTCTGCACGTTTCCGTCCATGGGCGACGCGGTGCGCACCGTCATCGAAACGATCCAGATGGGCGTGCCGATCGCGCGCGTCGAGTTCGTCGACGCGCTCGCCATCCGCTCGATCAACCGTCATTCGAATCTGACGCTGCGTGAAGCACCCACGCTGTTCTTCGAGTTTCACGGCACGGAAGCCGGCGTGAAAGAACAGGCGGAGCTGGTGCAGGAAATCGCCGCGCAGAATTCGGGCGAAGGCTTCGAATGGGCCACCCGGCCGGAAGACCGCAGCCGTCTGTGGAACGCCCGTCACAACGCCTACTTCGCGATGCTGCAACTGAAGCCCGGTTGCCGCGCCGTGACCACCGACGTCTGCGTGCCGATCTCGCGCCTCGCCGAATGCGTGGAGGAAACGGAGCGGGATCTGAACGCGTCGCCGTTGCCCTGCCCGATCGTCGGCCATGTGGGAGACGGCAATTTCCATGTGGTGATCCTGATCGATCCGGACAAGCCGGAAGAGCTTGCCGAAGCGGAGCGCCTCAACCTTCGGATCGTCCAACGCGCGCTGCGCATGGACGGCACCTGTACGGGCGAACACGGCGTCGGCCTGCACAAGATGGGCTTTCTGCTCGAAGAACACGGCGACGTTGCCGTCGACACGATGCGTTCCATCAAGCACGCACTCGATCCACGCAATCTGATGAACCCCGGCAAGATTTTTAGTTGGGCGGCTTGA
- a CDS encoding FAD-linked oxidase C-terminal domain-containing protein: protein MNAPAELTAEVLAQRQREVVQALMAVLPTHCLLYREEDTVAYECDGLAAYRRLPLAVALPETESQVQRIVQICHRLDVPIVPRGAGTGLSGGAMPIRHGVVVSLARFRKIVEVDSYARTATVQPGVRNLSISEAAAPYGLYYAPDPSSQIACTIGGNVSENSGGVHCLKYGLTVHNVLRVRAVTMEGEIVEFGSLAPDAPGLDLLAVLIGSEGMFAVVTEVTVKLIPKPQMAQVIMASFDDVVKGGNAVAGIIAAGIIPAGLEMMDKPATRAVEEFVKAGYDLDAAAILLCESDGTVEEVADEIVRMTAVLREQGATRIQISRSESERLRFWSGRKNAFPAAGRISPDYYCMDGTVPRRSIGPLLARIEEMEKKYGLRCINVFHAGDGNMHPLILFNGNDQDEWHRAEAFGCDILEACVELGGTVTGEHGVGIEKINSMCVQFSPEERDTFHAVKRAFDAPGLLNPDKGIPTRARCAEYGKMHVRGGLLPHPDLPRF from the coding sequence ATGAACGCACCCGCTGAACTGACGGCAGAAGTACTCGCCCAGCGCCAGCGCGAAGTTGTGCAAGCGCTGATGGCCGTATTGCCGACGCACTGTCTGCTGTATCGGGAAGAAGACACCGTCGCTTACGAATGCGACGGCCTGGCCGCGTACCGGCGTCTGCCGCTCGCGGTTGCGTTGCCGGAAACGGAATCGCAGGTGCAGCGCATCGTGCAGATCTGCCACCGTCTCGACGTGCCGATCGTGCCGCGCGGCGCGGGCACCGGCTTGTCCGGCGGCGCGATGCCGATCCGGCACGGCGTGGTGGTGTCGCTCGCGCGCTTCAGGAAGATCGTCGAAGTCGATTCGTACGCGCGAACCGCCACCGTGCAGCCGGGCGTGCGCAATCTGTCGATTTCCGAAGCCGCCGCGCCGTACGGCTTGTACTACGCACCCGACCCGTCGTCGCAGATTGCCTGCACGATCGGCGGCAACGTGTCGGAGAATTCCGGCGGCGTCCACTGCCTCAAATACGGCCTCACCGTGCACAACGTGCTGCGCGTACGCGCGGTCACCATGGAAGGCGAGATCGTCGAATTCGGCTCGCTCGCGCCGGACGCGCCCGGTCTCGATCTGCTGGCGGTGCTGATCGGCAGCGAGGGCATGTTCGCGGTCGTCACGGAAGTCACCGTCAAGCTGATCCCGAAACCGCAAATGGCGCAGGTCATCATGGCCAGTTTCGACGACGTCGTGAAAGGCGGCAACGCGGTTGCCGGCATCATTGCCGCGGGCATCATCCCGGCAGGTCTGGAGATGATGGACAAGCCGGCTACCCGCGCGGTCGAGGAATTCGTCAAGGCGGGCTACGACCTCGACGCGGCGGCGATCCTGCTGTGCGAATCGGACGGCACGGTCGAAGAAGTCGCTGACGAAATCGTCCGCATGACCGCGGTGCTGCGTGAACAGGGCGCCACCCGCATCCAGATTTCGCGCTCGGAAAGCGAGCGGCTGCGCTTCTGGTCCGGCCGCAAGAACGCGTTTCCCGCTGCCGGCCGCATTTCACCCGACTACTACTGCATGGACGGCACGGTGCCGCGCCGCAGTATCGGGCCGCTGCTGGCGCGCATCGAAGAGATGGAGAAGAAGTACGGGTTGCGCTGCATCAACGTGTTCCATGCGGGCGACGGCAATATGCATCCACTGATCCTGTTCAACGGCAACGATCAGGATGAGTGGCACCGGGCCGAGGCGTTTGGTTGCGACATCCTCGAAGCCTGCGTCGAACTGGGTGGCACCGTGACCGGCGAGCACGGCGTCGGCATCGAGAAGATCAATTCGATGTGCGTGCAGTTCTCGCCCGAGGAGCGCGACACGTTCCACGCGGTCAAACGAGCCTTCGACGCACCCGGCCTGCTCAACCCCGACAAGGGCATTCCGACCCGGGCGCGCTGCGCGGAATACGGCAAGATGCACGTGCGGGGCGGTTTGCTGCCCCACCCGGACCTGCCGCGTTTCTAA
- the glcE gene encoding glycolate oxidase subunit GlcE, with the protein MEEDDIVAVWSERVRSASAEGRALRIRGGGTKDWYGQTLEGDILDTRAYRGIIAYDPAELVITARAGTPLLEIEAALAEHHQMLAFEPPHFGPQATFGGCIAAGIAGPRRPAAGAARDFVLGAVIMNGQGQKLHFGGQVVKNVAGYDVSRLMAGSLGTLGLILELSIKVLPLPQAETTLKFDMNGTDAVRKLNEWGGRPLPITASAWRHGTLAVRLAGAESAVKAARSALGGEVVDAVEAERFWAGLREQTDSFFAAIPPKAALWRLALPSITEPLQLPGAQLMEWGGGQRWWITDTDAQTVRISARQAGGHATIFRTGLGYDRGAGVFTPLPTPLMKIHRGLKTAFDPARIFNRGRLYPDF; encoded by the coding sequence ATGGAAGAGGACGACATCGTCGCCGTATGGTCGGAACGCGTGCGTTCCGCCAGCGCCGAGGGACGCGCGTTGCGCATCCGTGGCGGCGGCACCAAAGACTGGTACGGCCAGACGCTGGAAGGTGACATCCTCGATACGCGCGCTTATCGCGGCATCATTGCTTACGATCCGGCGGAGCTGGTCATCACCGCGCGCGCGGGCACGCCCTTGCTGGAGATCGAAGCCGCGCTCGCCGAACATCACCAGATGCTCGCCTTCGAGCCACCGCATTTCGGGCCGCAGGCCACCTTCGGCGGCTGCATCGCGGCCGGCATCGCCGGGCCGCGCCGTCCCGCGGCAGGCGCCGCACGCGACTTCGTGCTCGGCGCTGTCATCATGAACGGCCAGGGGCAGAAATTGCACTTCGGCGGCCAGGTCGTGAAGAACGTGGCCGGTTACGACGTCTCGCGTCTGATGGCGGGCTCGCTCGGCACGCTCGGCCTGATCCTCGAACTGTCGATCAAGGTCTTGCCGCTGCCGCAAGCCGAAACCACCCTCAAGTTCGACATGAACGGCACCGACGCGGTCCGCAAGCTCAACGAATGGGGCGGCCGGCCGTTGCCGATCACCGCGAGCGCATGGCGTCACGGCACGCTTGCCGTGCGGCTCGCCGGCGCGGAATCCGCGGTCAAGGCGGCGCGCTCGGCACTCGGCGGTGAGGTCGTCGACGCGGTCGAAGCGGAACGCTTCTGGGCCGGTCTGCGCGAGCAAACCGACTCGTTTTTTGCGGCAATTCCGCCGAAAGCCGCGTTGTGGCGTCTGGCGTTACCGTCGATCACCGAGCCGCTGCAATTGCCCGGCGCGCAATTGATGGAATGGGGCGGCGGCCAGCGCTGGTGGATCACCGACACCGACGCGCAAACCGTGCGCATCAGCGCCAGACAGGCCGGCGGCCACGCCACGATTTTCCGCACCGGCCTCGGTTACGACCGCGGCGCCGGTGTCTTCACGCCGCTGCCCACTCCGCTGATGAAAATCCATCGCGGCCTGAAAACCGCCTTCGACCCGGCCCGCATCTTCAATCGCGGCCGTCTCTACCCCGACTTCTGA
- the glcF gene encoding glycolate oxidase subunit GlcF → MQTNLADFIRNTPDGDEADAILRNCVHCGFCTATCPTYQILGDELDGPRGRIYLIKQMVEGAPVTRSTQVHLDRCLTCRNCETTCPSGVQYGRLVEIGRKIAEEKVTRPAGQRLVRRLLASFVPNSALFTPTMRIGQHFRALLPKKLRDKVPARQRPLEWPTAKHERKMLMLAGCVQPSMMPNVNIATARVLDALGVETLIAPDAGCCGAIRLHLGYNDEALDDLRANIDAWWPYVEQGVEAIVMNASGCGATVKEYAHLLRDDPAYAEKAARIVALTRDIAEILPEFEEALVAVTRRRAVHTVAFHPPCTLQHGQQVRGRVEHVLAALGVEVRLPADSHLCCGSAGTYSLTQPKLSYALRDQKLERLQAQEPQVIVSANVGCIAHLQSGTQTPVAHWIELVEHMLSV, encoded by the coding sequence ATGCAAACCAACCTCGCGGACTTCATTCGCAATACGCCCGACGGCGACGAAGCCGACGCTATCCTGCGCAATTGCGTGCACTGCGGGTTCTGCACGGCCACCTGTCCCACTTATCAGATTCTCGGCGACGAACTCGACGGCCCGCGCGGGCGCATCTATCTGATCAAGCAGATGGTGGAAGGCGCGCCGGTCACGCGCAGCACCCAGGTTCACCTGGACCGCTGCCTGACCTGCCGCAATTGCGAAACGACCTGCCCGTCCGGCGTGCAATACGGCCGGCTGGTGGAAATCGGCCGCAAGATCGCCGAGGAAAAAGTCACGCGTCCGGCCGGCCAGCGGCTGGTGCGCCGGTTGCTCGCGAGCTTCGTGCCGAACAGCGCGTTGTTCACGCCGACCATGCGGATCGGCCAGCACTTCCGCGCGCTGTTGCCGAAGAAACTGCGCGACAAGGTGCCCGCGCGGCAGCGTCCGCTCGAATGGCCGACGGCGAAACACGAGCGCAAGATGCTGATGCTGGCGGGCTGCGTGCAACCGTCGATGATGCCGAATGTGAATATCGCGACCGCCCGCGTGCTGGACGCGCTCGGCGTGGAAACGCTGATCGCGCCGGACGCCGGCTGCTGCGGCGCGATCCGCCTGCATCTGGGCTATAACGACGAAGCGCTCGACGATCTGCGCGCCAACATCGACGCATGGTGGCCGTACGTCGAACAGGGTGTGGAAGCGATCGTGATGAACGCGTCCGGTTGCGGCGCGACGGTCAAGGAATACGCGCACCTGCTGCGCGACGATCCGGCGTATGCGGAGAAGGCCGCGCGGATCGTGGCGTTGACGCGCGACATCGCGGAAATTCTGCCGGAGTTCGAGGAAGCGCTGGTCGCCGTCACGCGCCGCCGCGCGGTCCATACGGTGGCGTTTCATCCGCCTTGCACGTTGCAGCACGGTCAGCAGGTGCGCGGCCGGGTCGAACATGTGCTGGCGGCGCTCGGCGTGGAAGTGCGGCTGCCCGCCGACAGTCATCTCTGCTGCGGTTCCGCCGGCACTTACTCGCTGACGCAACCCAAGCTCTCGTACGCGCTGCGCGATCAGAAGCTCGAACGGCTGCAGGCGCAGGAGCCGCAGGTGATCGTGTCGGCGAACGTCGGCTGCATTGCGCATCTGCAAAGCGGCACGCAGACGCCGGTCGCGCACTGGATCGAATTGGTCGAGCACATGCTGTCCGTATAA
- a CDS encoding YggS family pyridoxal phosphate-dependent enzyme, giving the protein MPDLIHNLEAVQQRIAAAAHVAERDPRSITLLAVSKTFPAEDVRAAHAAGQRAFGENYVQESLTKIDTLADLRASLEWHFIGPLQSNKTRPVAEQFDWVHSVDRLKIAQRLSEQRPDNLPPLNVCLQVNISGEASKSGVSVAEAVEVAQAIAALPKLNLRGLMAIPEPAGSIDDQRVPHRQLRELFERLRDDGLELDTLSMGMSSDLEAAVLEGATMVRVGTAIFGARDYSN; this is encoded by the coding sequence ATGCCCGATCTGATTCACAACCTCGAAGCGGTGCAGCAGCGCATCGCTGCCGCCGCGCACGTGGCCGAACGCGACCCGCGTTCGATCACGCTGCTCGCGGTCTCCAAGACCTTTCCCGCCGAAGACGTACGCGCCGCGCACGCCGCCGGCCAGCGCGCGTTCGGTGAAAACTACGTGCAGGAATCGCTGACCAAGATCGACACGCTCGCCGATCTGCGCGCGTCGCTCGAATGGCATTTCATCGGTCCGTTGCAGTCGAACAAGACGCGGCCGGTTGCTGAGCAATTCGACTGGGTGCATTCAGTCGACCGGCTGAAAATCGCGCAGCGGTTGTCGGAGCAGCGGCCCGACAATCTGCCGCCGCTGAACGTGTGCCTGCAGGTGAATATCAGCGGCGAGGCGTCGAAGAGCGGCGTGAGCGTGGCCGAGGCGGTGGAAGTCGCGCAGGCGATCGCCGCGCTGCCGAAGCTGAATTTGCGCGGCCTGATGGCGATTCCGGAACCGGCCGGCAGCATCGACGATCAACGTGTGCCGCATCGCCAGTTGCGCGAGTTGTTCGAGCGTCTGCGCGACGACGGACTCGAACTCGATACGTTGTCGATGGGCATGTCGAGCGACCTCGAAGCCGCCGTGCTCGAAGGCGCGACGATGGTGCGCGTCGGCACCGCGATTTTCGGCGCACGAGATTACTCCAACTGA
- the proC gene encoding pyrroline-5-carboxylate reductase, with amino-acid sequence MKIAFIGGGNMAAALIGGLIKRGVAPADLYAIDPNEATRERNEQQFGIKTGAAADTALAAYDAVVLAVKPQILKSVAEGLAPHLNASQLVVSIVAGIRMEDMSRWLDGHSRVVRVMPNTPALIGMGVTGLVATGSVDEAGRALASQVLGAVGETVWFDDEAKIDAVTAISGSGPAYVFYFIEALQEAAHQLGMDEAQGRALAVATFTGAAQLAANSDEAPGVLRERVTSKGGTTAAALASFDASGIKDAIVRGVLAADARAREMGDEFGKL; translated from the coding sequence ATGAAAATTGCTTTTATCGGCGGTGGCAATATGGCCGCCGCGTTGATCGGCGGTCTTATCAAGCGTGGCGTCGCGCCGGCCGACCTCTACGCGATCGATCCCAACGAAGCGACCCGCGAGCGCAATGAGCAGCAATTCGGCATCAAGACCGGTGCCGCCGCCGACACCGCGCTCGCCGCCTACGACGCCGTCGTGCTGGCCGTGAAGCCGCAGATTCTGAAGAGCGTCGCCGAAGGGCTGGCGCCGCATCTGAACGCGTCGCAACTGGTGGTCAGCATCGTCGCCGGGATTCGCATGGAAGACATGTCGCGCTGGCTCGACGGTCACTCGCGAGTCGTGCGCGTGATGCCGAATACGCCGGCGTTGATCGGCATGGGCGTGACCGGGCTGGTCGCAACCGGCAGCGTCGACGAAGCGGGTCGTGCGCTCGCATCGCAGGTGCTGGGTGCGGTGGGCGAAACGGTCTGGTTCGACGACGAAGCGAAGATCGACGCCGTCACCGCGATCTCGGGCAGCGGGCCGGCCTATGTGTTCTATTTCATCGAGGCGCTGCAGGAAGCCGCGCACCAGCTCGGCATGGACGAAGCGCAAGGCCGCGCGCTGGCTGTCGCCACCTTCACCGGCGCGGCGCAACTGGCGGCGAATTCCGATGAAGCGCCGGGCGTGTTGCGCGAACGGGTGACGTCGAAAGGCGGCACGACAGCGGCGGCGCTGGCTTCGTTCGACGCGAGCGGGATCAAGGATGCGATTGTGCGCGGCGTGCTCGCCGCCGACGCGCGCGCCAGGGAAATGGGCGACGAGTTCGGCAAGCTGTAA
- the ubiA gene encoding 4-hydroxybenzoate octaprenyltransferase, whose product MFARLPLFLRLVRMDKPIGTVLLLWPTLNALWIASDGHPTWPLLVIFCVGTVLMRSAGCAINDYADRDFDRHVKRTENRPVTSGKIKAWEAVALAAGLSLIAFLLILPLNTLTKELSVAALFVAGSYPFTKRFLAIPQAYLGIAFGFGIPMAFAAVQGHVPMLAWVMLLANVFWSVAYDTEYAMVDRDDDIKIGIRTSALTFGRFDVAAIMLCYAVTLGIYVGIGVQLGFGWLYWLGWAAAVGCAIYHYRLIRNREQMACFAAFRHNNWLGGVLFVGIAAHYAVASL is encoded by the coding sequence ATGTTCGCCCGACTCCCCCTGTTTCTGCGCCTCGTCCGGATGGACAAGCCGATCGGCACGGTGCTGCTGCTGTGGCCGACGCTCAACGCGTTGTGGATCGCTTCGGACGGCCATCCGACGTGGCCTCTGCTGGTGATCTTCTGCGTCGGCACCGTGCTGATGCGCTCGGCCGGTTGCGCGATCAACGACTATGCGGACCGCGATTTCGATCGTCATGTGAAGCGCACCGAGAATCGTCCGGTCACGTCGGGCAAGATCAAGGCGTGGGAAGCGGTGGCCCTGGCGGCCGGGTTGTCGCTGATCGCGTTCCTGCTGATTCTGCCGCTCAACACGCTGACTAAAGAGCTTTCCGTGGCGGCGTTGTTCGTCGCCGGTTCGTATCCGTTCACCAAGCGTTTTCTCGCGATTCCGCAGGCGTATCTCGGCATCGCGTTCGGCTTCGGCATTCCGATGGCGTTCGCCGCCGTGCAGGGCCACGTGCCGATGCTCGCGTGGGTGATGCTGCTCGCCAACGTGTTCTGGTCGGTCGCGTACGACACCGAATATGCCATGGTCGATCGTGACGACGACATCAAGATCGGCATTCGGACTTCGGCGCTGACGTTCGGCCGCTTCGACGTGGCCGCGATCATGCTGTGCTACGCGGTGACGCTGGGAATTTACGTCGGCATCGGCGTGCAACTGGGTTTCGGCTGGTTGTACTGGCTGGGATGGGCGGCAGCCGTGGGCTGCGCGATCTATCACTACAGGCTGATCCGCAATCGTGAACAGATGGCGTGCTTCGCGGCCTTCAGGCACAACAACTGGCTGGGCGGCGTGTTGTTCGTGGGCATTGCCGCGCACTACGCAGTGGCTTCGTTGTAG
- a CDS encoding Dps family protein, with amino-acid sequence MAKKEAVQHVNIGITDKDRKKIAEGLSRLLADTYTLYLKTHNFHWNVTGPMFNTLHLMFETQYNELALAVDSIAERIRALGVHAPGSYKEFAKLSSIPEADGVPAAEEMIRQLVEGQEAVVRTARAIFPSTEAANDEPTADLLTQRMQTHEKTAWMLRSMLA; translated from the coding sequence ATGGCCAAGAAAGAAGCCGTACAGCACGTCAATATCGGAATCACCGACAAGGATCGCAAGAAGATCGCCGAAGGTCTGTCGCGTTTGCTCGCCGACACCTACACGCTCTATCTGAAGACTCACAACTTCCACTGGAACGTGACGGGTCCGATGTTCAATACGCTGCACCTGATGTTCGAAACGCAGTACAACGAGCTCGCCCTGGCGGTCGATTCGATCGCTGAACGGATCCGCGCGCTGGGTGTGCATGCGCCGGGCAGCTACAAGGAATTCGCAAAGCTGTCGTCGATTCCGGAAGCGGACGGCGTGCCGGCCGCGGAAGAAATGATCCGCCAGCTGGTGGAAGGCCAGGAGGCCGTGGTGCGCACCGCGCGCGCGATTTTCCCGTCGACGGAAGCCGCGAACGACGAGCCGACCGCCGACCTGCTGACGCAACGCATGCAAACGCACGAAAAGACCGCGTGGATGCTGCGTTCGATGCTGGCTTGA